Proteins from a single region of Mytilus trossulus isolate FHL-02 chromosome 2, PNRI_Mtr1.1.1.hap1, whole genome shotgun sequence:
- the LOC134707678 gene encoding chorion peroxidase-like isoform X1, with product MFAVGKMGKTVFISIIVSSLIFIATALSPIACPKNARYRTIDGSCNNLKNPTWGKCDITLRRLTDHRGHPMVAYEDGISLPRGYPNKLPNPRTVSNLVSDSTLGPRNQYDRWRTGEVMCFGQLIAHDYIETAPAAGVNCCNNKDPNFGNIDVCFPFHIPPGDSSLPPSCKNLVRSKAAEKNQHSPPYREQVNLITSYIDASFLYGSRKGVAVSVRKPNSFLMKVDPGNLLPSISGGGCLKDTPSVRCPFAGDSRSVVVPYLSLNHLLFVREHNRLSTRLKKLNSCWSNEKVFEETRRIIIAQLQHIVYNHFLPAVLDKYTMRKFHLYSRRWGHNDIYNDRVDASIFSSFSGAAARYGHSQIMPDASELKDDFSTVITHKLEDTYFNPYLMQQHYGSNIKDLTRWIATKQSQKVDTFFVDAVRNKLFSNRNPPGSDLFARNIQRGREEGLPAYNEWRNYCGLRKFTSFHEFGYFGSALSSVYKSVNDVDLIVGALLEKGRGGSVGPTFACILGIQYSRLKVGDRYWYESADPLFAFTKAQLNSIKRATSLSKIWCTNFGIEFIQKNIFKIPRRSNKLRHCKSIPDINLYLWKDHSCSSSSYHQVYSSKRYSK from the exons ATGTTTGCTGTAG gtAAAATGGGGAAGACTGTGTTTATTTCCATAATCGTTTCTTCATTG attttcaTAGCGACAGCACTCTCGCCAATAG CTTGTCCGAAAAATGCCAGATATAGGACAATTGATGGGTCATGTAATAACTTGAAAAATCCCACTTGGGGGAAATGTGATATCACTCTGAGAAGATTGACTGACCATCGTGGACATCCAATGGTGGCATACGAAGACG GAATAAGTCTTCCTAGAGGTTACCCGAACAAACTACCAAACCCAAGAACTGTCAGCAATTTGGTATCAGATTCGACTTTAGGACCAAGGAATCAGTATGACCGATGGAGAACTGGAGAGGTCATGTGTTTTGGTCAATTAATAGCGCATGATTACATTGAAACGGCTCCAGCGGCTG GTGTTAACTGCTGCAATAACAAGGATCCTAATTTTGGCAA TATTGATGTTTGTTTTCCTTTCCATATTCCGCCGGGGGATTCAAGTCTTCCACCAAGTTGTAAAAACTTAGTTCGATCAAAAGCCgctgaaaaaaaccaacactcACCAC cTTACAGGGAACAAGTGAACTTGATAACTTCATACATTGATGCTTCTTTTTTGTATGGCAGTAGGAAGGGTGTCGCAGTATCAGTAAGGAAACCAAACAGTT TCCTAATGAAGGTAGATCCCGGAAACCTTTTGCCATCTATCTCTGGTGGAGGTTGTCTTAAAGATACACCTAGCGTCCGCTGTCCGTTTGCCG GTGACAGTAGAAGTGTGGTGGTTCCATATCTTAGTCTAAACCATTTGCTATTTGTCAGGGAGCATAACCGATTGTCTACACGACTGAAAAAGCTAAACTCATGCTGGAGCAACGAAAAGGTTTTCGAGGAAACTCGCAGAATCATCATTGCTCAATTGCAACACATTGTCTACAACCATTTCTTACCAGCTGTTCTAGACAAATATACCATGAGAAAATTTCACTTGTACTCTAGGAGATGGGGTCATAATGATATATACAATGATCGAGTCGATGCGTCGATTTTCAGCAGCTTTAGTGGGGCAGCTGCTCGTTATGGTCATTCTCAAATAATGCCTGATGCGTCCGAATTAAAGGATGATTTTTCTACGGTTATTACTCACAAACTTGAGGACACTTATTTCAATCCTTATTTAATGCAACAACACTATGGATCAAATATTAAAGATCTTACTAGATGGATTGCTACAAAACAATCACAAAAAGTTGATAC tttCTTTGTAGACGCAGTTCGTAATAAACTATTCTCGAACAGGAATCCACCAGGTTCAGATCTATTTGCAAGAAATATACAGCGAGGACGTGAAGAAGGACTTCCTGCATACAATGAGTGGAGGAACTATTGTGGGCTCAGAAAATTTACATCTTTTCATGAGTTCGGTTATTTTGGATCTGCACTTTCAAGTGTATATAA GTCAGTAAACGACGTTGATTTGATTGTCGGTGCACTTTTAGAGAAGGGAAGAGGTGGAAGCGTTGGTCCAACGTTTGCTTGTATATTGGGTATACAGTATTCTCGTTTGAAGGTTGGTGACAGATATTGGTATGAATCAGCTGACCCTCTCTTTGCTTTCACAAAAG CACAGTTGAACTCTATTAAAAGAGCCACTTCATTATCCAAAATATGGTGTACAAACTTTGGTATTGAATTTATACAAAAGAACATATTCAAAATTCCACGAAGATCTAA
- the LOC134707678 gene encoding chorion peroxidase-like isoform X2 — MGKTVFISIIVSSLIFIATALSPIACPKNARYRTIDGSCNNLKNPTWGKCDITLRRLTDHRGHPMVAYEDGISLPRGYPNKLPNPRTVSNLVSDSTLGPRNQYDRWRTGEVMCFGQLIAHDYIETAPAAGVNCCNNKDPNFGNIDVCFPFHIPPGDSSLPPSCKNLVRSKAAEKNQHSPPYREQVNLITSYIDASFLYGSRKGVAVSVRKPNSFLMKVDPGNLLPSISGGGCLKDTPSVRCPFAGDSRSVVVPYLSLNHLLFVREHNRLSTRLKKLNSCWSNEKVFEETRRIIIAQLQHIVYNHFLPAVLDKYTMRKFHLYSRRWGHNDIYNDRVDASIFSSFSGAAARYGHSQIMPDASELKDDFSTVITHKLEDTYFNPYLMQQHYGSNIKDLTRWIATKQSQKVDTFFVDAVRNKLFSNRNPPGSDLFARNIQRGREEGLPAYNEWRNYCGLRKFTSFHEFGYFGSALSSVYKSVNDVDLIVGALLEKGRGGSVGPTFACILGIQYSRLKVGDRYWYESADPLFAFTKAQLNSIKRATSLSKIWCTNFGIEFIQKNIFKIPRRSNKLRHCKSIPDINLYLWKDHSCSSSSYHQVYSSKRYSK; from the exons ATGGGGAAGACTGTGTTTATTTCCATAATCGTTTCTTCATTG attttcaTAGCGACAGCACTCTCGCCAATAG CTTGTCCGAAAAATGCCAGATATAGGACAATTGATGGGTCATGTAATAACTTGAAAAATCCCACTTGGGGGAAATGTGATATCACTCTGAGAAGATTGACTGACCATCGTGGACATCCAATGGTGGCATACGAAGACG GAATAAGTCTTCCTAGAGGTTACCCGAACAAACTACCAAACCCAAGAACTGTCAGCAATTTGGTATCAGATTCGACTTTAGGACCAAGGAATCAGTATGACCGATGGAGAACTGGAGAGGTCATGTGTTTTGGTCAATTAATAGCGCATGATTACATTGAAACGGCTCCAGCGGCTG GTGTTAACTGCTGCAATAACAAGGATCCTAATTTTGGCAA TATTGATGTTTGTTTTCCTTTCCATATTCCGCCGGGGGATTCAAGTCTTCCACCAAGTTGTAAAAACTTAGTTCGATCAAAAGCCgctgaaaaaaaccaacactcACCAC cTTACAGGGAACAAGTGAACTTGATAACTTCATACATTGATGCTTCTTTTTTGTATGGCAGTAGGAAGGGTGTCGCAGTATCAGTAAGGAAACCAAACAGTT TCCTAATGAAGGTAGATCCCGGAAACCTTTTGCCATCTATCTCTGGTGGAGGTTGTCTTAAAGATACACCTAGCGTCCGCTGTCCGTTTGCCG GTGACAGTAGAAGTGTGGTGGTTCCATATCTTAGTCTAAACCATTTGCTATTTGTCAGGGAGCATAACCGATTGTCTACACGACTGAAAAAGCTAAACTCATGCTGGAGCAACGAAAAGGTTTTCGAGGAAACTCGCAGAATCATCATTGCTCAATTGCAACACATTGTCTACAACCATTTCTTACCAGCTGTTCTAGACAAATATACCATGAGAAAATTTCACTTGTACTCTAGGAGATGGGGTCATAATGATATATACAATGATCGAGTCGATGCGTCGATTTTCAGCAGCTTTAGTGGGGCAGCTGCTCGTTATGGTCATTCTCAAATAATGCCTGATGCGTCCGAATTAAAGGATGATTTTTCTACGGTTATTACTCACAAACTTGAGGACACTTATTTCAATCCTTATTTAATGCAACAACACTATGGATCAAATATTAAAGATCTTACTAGATGGATTGCTACAAAACAATCACAAAAAGTTGATAC tttCTTTGTAGACGCAGTTCGTAATAAACTATTCTCGAACAGGAATCCACCAGGTTCAGATCTATTTGCAAGAAATATACAGCGAGGACGTGAAGAAGGACTTCCTGCATACAATGAGTGGAGGAACTATTGTGGGCTCAGAAAATTTACATCTTTTCATGAGTTCGGTTATTTTGGATCTGCACTTTCAAGTGTATATAA GTCAGTAAACGACGTTGATTTGATTGTCGGTGCACTTTTAGAGAAGGGAAGAGGTGGAAGCGTTGGTCCAACGTTTGCTTGTATATTGGGTATACAGTATTCTCGTTTGAAGGTTGGTGACAGATATTGGTATGAATCAGCTGACCCTCTCTTTGCTTTCACAAAAG CACAGTTGAACTCTATTAAAAGAGCCACTTCATTATCCAAAATATGGTGTACAAACTTTGGTATTGAATTTATACAAAAGAACATATTCAAAATTCCACGAAGATCTAA